Part of the Caulifigura coniformis genome, CCGTCGCCGACGGCCAGCAGGTCAAGCTCGAAGACCTCAGGACCGTGTCGCGCGAAGCGGAATCCCGCTGCGTACACGACTCGAATGAGCTCGTCTTCGCCGCTGGAGAGCAGGCCCGACGTCGACGCCTGACGATGGGCGAAAACGTACGGTTCTGGAAAGACTACACCGAGTCGACGGATGTCCGTTTCGCCGCGTTCGTCGCTCCGGGACGCTACCGGGCCGATCGACTCCAGGGTCATCAGCTGAACCGCATCGAGAAGTTCGAAAAGGCCCTGACCCGCCAGATCGTCAGCTGCGCCGACCGCGAACCGCGATCCGAAATCGAACTGGTCTTCGCAAACTCCAGGAACGGCAAGAAGTGTCGCCTGATCGTCAGCGGCTTCCAGTGGGATCTCCTCCCCGCCGCCCCGATCGAGGAATACCCGCGCGGCCGGTATATGCCGATGGGCCTCGCCGTCCCGCCGATCTTCCAGGACTACCCCGAGCTCGCCCGGTCGGCGCCCAATCGATCCCCCTACTTCGCAATGTTCGTCGATGAAGAAGGCCGCTTCCTCGATCCCCACTCGATGGGCATCGAAGGACCGATCGTCCACCGCGACGTCAAATACCCCAACTGGGTCCACCTCTACCTGATGTCCTACGAGCGGCATGCCCTCGTCGGCCACTGGATCATCGAGCGGACGTAACCGGCCGGAGTCAGTTCCCGCCGACGACCCGCGGCTTACTTCAGCCCCGCTTCGCGCAGCTTCTGTCTCAGCGTCGAGCGGTGAATCCCCAGGATCGTCGCCGCCGCCGTCTGGTTTCCGCCGCACTTCTCCAGCGTCGCCTCGAGAAGCGGCTTTTCAACGGTCGACAGGAACCGGCTGTAGAGATCGGCCAGCTCCGCGTCGCTCGCGTCGATGTCCTCGGGAAACGCTTCGTCGGTCCAGTCGACGATGCATCGCGACAGTCGACCGACGTCGCCCGTGTCAGGCCTCGCCTCCGACGGCGCTGGCAGATGCTCCGCCGCAATCAGGCCCCCCCGGGCCAGCACAGCCGCATGCTCGATGGCATTCCGGAACTCGCGCACATTTCCATTCCACGGCCGCTTCAGTAGTTCCTCCATCGCTTCGTCACTGACCACCGAGCTTCGCCCGCATTCGATTCCCGCGAGGAAATGGTCGCACAGGAGCGGAATGTCCTCCCGCCGGTCCCGCAGAGCCGGAGCCTCGATCACGAACACGTTCAGCCGGTAGAACAGGTCCGCCCGAAACCGTCCCTGTTGCACGAGCCTCTCCAGCGGCTGATTGGTCGCGGCGATCACCCGGAAGTCGACCTGCCTGGGACGCACCCCGCCCACGGGCGTCACCTCGTGGTACTCGATCGTTCGCAGCAGCTTCACCTGCAGTTCCAGCGGCGTGTCCCCGATCTCGTCGAGAAACATCGACCCGCCTGACGCCGCTTCAAGGAGTCCGATCCGGTTCGCGTCCGCGCCGGTGAACGTCCCCCGCTCGTGTCCGAACAGTTCCGCTTCGACCAGCCCCGGATTCAGCGCCGGCAGGCACACGGGCACAAACGGCTGTGCCCGCCGGCTCCCATGCTGGTGGATCGCCCGTGCGATCAATTCTTTCCCCGTTCCGCTTTCGCCCGTGATCAGCACTGGCACATCGGTCGCCGCGGCGAGCGCGACCTTCTTGAACACCTTCTGCATCGCCGGCGACTGGCCTACCAGCGTCCCCTCCGGCGCCACCGACCGGCGGGGCGTCGCTGCTCGCGGCTCAGACCGCTCCTTCAACAGCAGCCGGCCCAGCAGCGACGTCACGTCATCCGCATTCAACGGCTTGCACAGGTAGTCCGTCGCACCCGACTCGACCGCCCGCACGGCTGTCGAAAGATCCCCGAACGCCGTCATCACGACGATCGGCACGGGACCGAATCGCTCCCGGAGCAGCGGCATCGCCGAAATGCCGTCGATCCCCGGCAGCCGCACATCAAGGAGGATCAGTCGCAGGTCATCGGTCGTCGAAAGCTCCAGCGCTTCTTCCGCCGAACCAACTGCCGTCGCGGTATAGCCCTCTTCTTCGAGCAACTCGCCCAGAGCCCAGCAGATGGAGGGCTCATCGTCGACGATCACAATTTGCATCATCCTCACCTTTCATCGGCAGCTTGCCGAGACCCCTTTCGTTGTACCGGATGCGACAGGTTCCGTCTCCGGAACAACAAGCGTGAATCGTGTCCGCTCCCCCTCGCGCCGCCACGAAACCTTCCCGCCCAGCTGCTCGATCGTTCGCCGGACATACGCCAGTCCCAGTCCGACTCCTTCCGGCTTCGACGTCACAAACGGTTCGAAAATCCGCTCGGCGATGTCCGGATTCGGTCCCGGCCCCGAATCAGAGACCCTGATTTCCAGCGCCCCGCCTTCGACAGCCGCCGCTTCCACCGAAACCGTCCCGCCGCGTCCGGCCGCTTCCATCCCGTTCATCACCACATTCAGAAGGCCAGCCCGTACTCCCTCGAGATCAGGCACCCAGCGCGAATCCGCTCCGTGGGCGTCGAACTCCAGCGCCACGCCCGAGTGACGCGCCATCGGAGTGACGAGGTCCTCCACCGACCGGAACAGGTCCTCGATCGAGCCGGGACGAAGTGTCGTTCCCCGTTCCGGACCGACCGCCAGCAACCGCTTGATGTGGTCCTCGATCAGTTTCAATTGAGTCAGCGCGACGTCCAGTTCGCGCACCGCCACATCCGGATGCCGTCGCTGCACGAGCTGCACCGCCAGCCTCGCCCCGCTGGCCGCATTCCGAAGCTGGTGGGCCAGTCCGCTGGAAAGCTGGGCGACGAGACGCATCCGTTCCGTCTGCCGGACCGTCCTTTCCTGCTGACGGAGCTGGTCCGAAACCGTGTTCACCGCGGTCGCCAGCTTCCGGAGTTCATCATCGGGCCCCTCCAGCACCAGCCGGTCGGCCGACCCGGCCGCAATCTGCATCACCTGTCCCCCGATCGCGTCCAGCCGACGCGTGAAACGGCCTGCGATCGAACGCGCCATCAGCAGCACGGCCAGTGAGGCAATGGCTCCCGCGGCAAGTGGCGGCCACGCCGCACTCCAGCCAAGTCGCCTCAGCGCCCGAACCGGCAACAGCACCAGCAGGGTTCCACGTTCGATGCCGGTAGTCAGCGGCAACTCGGCCGCGTAATACGCCACGTCACCCACCTGCACACTGGGAGCCAGCGTCAGCCGATCCACGACTTCATTCGCTGAAAATCGGCCCGAACCCAGCTCCGTCGGAACGGGATCGAGCGTCGTGGCCCGGACGCTCCCATCCGGTTCGCGGACGACGAACTGCGCATCCGACAGCCCGTGCATTTGCGCCAGCACCGCCGGTGTGAAAGGAAACTGCGACGCCCGCAGCGTCTCCACCACCCGCTCCAGGCGCTGAATGGCATCAGCCTGCCGCGTCCGGGCACTGACCGCCGCGGTCACGAC contains:
- a CDS encoding sigma-54-dependent transcriptional regulator, producing MMQIVIVDDEPSICWALGELLEEEGYTATAVGSAEEALELSTTDDLRLILLDVRLPGIDGISAMPLLRERFGPVPIVVMTAFGDLSTAVRAVESGATDYLCKPLNADDVTSLLGRLLLKERSEPRAATPRRSVAPEGTLVGQSPAMQKVFKKVALAAATDVPVLITGESGTGKELIARAIHQHGSRRAQPFVPVCLPALNPGLVEAELFGHERGTFTGADANRIGLLEAASGGSMFLDEIGDTPLELQVKLLRTIEYHEVTPVGGVRPRQVDFRVIAATNQPLERLVQQGRFRADLFYRLNVFVIEAPALRDRREDIPLLCDHFLAGIECGRSSVVSDEAMEELLKRPWNGNVREFRNAIEHAAVLARGGLIAAEHLPAPSEARPDTGDVGRLSRCIVDWTDEAFPEDIDASDAELADLYSRFLSTVEKPLLEATLEKCGGNQTAAATILGIHRSTLRQKLREAGLK
- a CDS encoding sensor histidine kinase → MRQPLRRQLFLPFGILVVGATVAVAVVTAAVSARTRQADAIQRLERVVETLRASQFPFTPAVLAQMHGLSDAQFVVREPDGSVRATTLDPVPTELGSGRFSANEVVDRLTLAPSVQVGDVAYYAAELPLTTGIERGTLLVLLPVRALRRLGWSAAWPPLAAGAIASLAVLLMARSIAGRFTRRLDAIGGQVMQIAAGSADRLVLEGPDDELRKLATAVNTVSDQLRQQERTVRQTERMRLVAQLSSGLAHQLRNAASGARLAVQLVQRRHPDVAVRELDVALTQLKLIEDHIKRLLAVGPERGTTLRPGSIEDLFRSVEDLVTPMARHSGVALEFDAHGADSRWVPDLEGVRAGLLNVVMNGMEAAGRGGTVSVEAAAVEGGALEIRVSDSGPGPNPDIAERIFEPFVTSKPEGVGLGLAYVRRTIEQLGGKVSWRREGERTRFTLVVPETEPVASGTTKGVSASCR